The window GGGTCGCGAGATGTGGGAAGAGTTTGACGGCTGCGTAGAGCCAATCGGCGAATGGGAAGCATGAGCCGCGCCCATCGCGAAGCGGCCGGAATTCTCCGCGCCGTTCCACGACTGGGCTTCCTCGCGAGCACGGCTCTCAGGATACATCGCCACAATGTCGGTGATATCCAAGATTCCGACTGGTTTGCCAACGGTATCGACGACGGGCAATTCGCTGAAGCCGCGTTCGGCCATGATGGCGACCGCGTCGGGCATCATCGAGCCTTGCGGCACGTGGGTCGGGTTTTTCGTCATGACGCCGCGAATCGGGCCGTCGAGCCGTTCGTCGCGTCGTTGTTCGAACAGCCGCGCCAGGTCGCTGTCGGTGAAGAGACCTCGCAGGCGGCCGTCGCGATCGACGACCATGATCGCACCCGTGCGCCGCGCTGGCAGTTTTGCTTCGGCCAGCACTTCGCGCAGCGTGTGGTGGCAATCGGCCAGGCGGCATTCGGCGAGAGGTCGCATGTAGTCGTCCACGCGCGCAAGCTGGCGTCCGAGGCTGCCGCCGGGGTGGAATTTGGCAAAATCTTCGCGGCTGAAATCTCTCATTCGGCTAACGACCAGCGCGAGTGCATCGCCGACGGCGAGCATCGCGGTCGTGCTGGTGCTGGGGGCCAGCCCCAGCGAGCAGGCTTCTTGCAGCGGGCCGAGGTCGATGACCGCGGTGGCCGCCACGGCGAGCCTGCTTTTCGGCCGGCCCGTGACCGCCACGAGGGCTGAGCCGATTCGGTTGATCGACGGGAGTAATCGCACGACTTCTTCGGTTTCGCCACTTTGCGAGAGCATTAGCACCACGTCGTCGCGATGGATGCGCCCCAGGTCGCCGTGAATGGCTTCCGCCGGATGCAAAAAGTGGCTGCGCGAGCCGGTTGAAGCCATAGTCGCTGCCAGCTTTTGACCAATTAAGCCTGCTTTGCCGATGCCGCTGACGATGACGCTGCCGGTGCAACGATAAATGAGATCGACCGCGCGGCAGAACGCCTCGTCGAGCCGAGAGGCGACGGAATCGAGCGCGCGAGCCTCCATCGAAATGATTTGCCGGGCGTAGCTGAGCTGCTCCGAAGGGGAAGCGCTTGAAGCCGGCGTGGGCGACGAAATCGAGATTGCAGAACTCATACCATCTTCCTTGATGAAACATGCGAGCGCGCAATCCATGCGCAGGTTGCAGATTCTAACCGCATCGCACGATTGCCACAACGGAAGACGGCGGTGCTAGCACGGCAATTCCTGAGCCGCCGAGTCGCTCGGTGGAGATAGGCTCGGCTTCGAAAATATGTCAGTGGCGGCAGTGCAGAGTCGATGAATCTTCAGCCCAAGGGCAGGATTTTCAAGGAGGGAATCCATACCCGGAAAAATGATCATCGACAGACGAAGTCTCCGAATCGTGATGAGCGGCCGATGTGCGATTCTCGTCAAGCATACGCCGCGAGGCGCCCGACAATGAGAATTGCGGATTACGCCGAGCGAGAGATTAGCGAGATACTCGGCACGAGCGGCTTTTCGCCACAGGCTCCGGAGCGGCAGCCGGCGGGATGCGCCGTGACTACGGGCAGTGAAGGCAGCACTGGATGCCGATCGAGAATATCCTTGCTGCCCGCGGCGGAGTTGTCGTCGTGCGAGATGGAATCTTGCGGCTTCTTGGAACCAAAAATCAGCGCTCGTGCTGCGCCCCACATGCCGCGGAGTGAGCCGAACGTGGCGTTCACGGCCGAGGGTTCGTAGCCGCAGTGAACCATGCAATCTTGGCAGCGGCGATTGCCGCTCGCGCGACCGTAGGAGTTCCAATCGGTCGTGTCGAGCAGTTCCTGGAACGATTGCACATAGCCATCGTCGAGCAGGTAGCAAGGCTTCTGCCAGCCGAAGATGTTGTAGGTGGGATTGCCCCACGGAGTGCATTCGAGATCCCAATTGCCTTGTAAAAATTCCAAGAACAACGGCGAATGGTTGAATCGCCAGCCGCGATTGCGTTTGCCGAGCAACTGCCGGAACAACCGAATCGTTTTCTGGCGATGCAAGAAATTGTCTTGATCGGGCGCTTTCGCGTAGCTGTAGCCCGGCGAGAGCATCATACCTTCGACGCCAAGCCGCATCATCGCATCGAAGAACGCTCGCAACCGCTTTGGATTGGCGTCGTTGTACAGGGTCGTATTCGTCGTCACACGAAACTCGGCGTCAATTGCGGCTTTCGTCGCGCGGACGGCGACGTCGTAAACACCATCGCGACAGACGGCCAAATCGTGCTCGTCGCGCGGGCCGTCGAGGTGGATCGAGAACGAAAAGTATTTCGACGGCTTGAATCGCGGCAAAGCTTCTTCGAGCTTGATGGCGTTCGTACACAGATAGACGTACTTCTTCCGCGCGACGAGGCCCGCGACGATTTCGTCGATTTGCGGATGGAGCAGCGGCTCGCCGCCGGGAATCGAGACCACCGGCGCGCCGCATTCTTCGGCAGCCCGAATGCATTGCTCTGGCGTAAGCTGCTTGCGCAGAATTTCGGGCGGATGCTGAATCTTGCCGCAGCCAGCGCAGGCCAAATTGCACCGCATCAGCGGTTCGAGCATCAGCACCAGCGGATACCGCTTCACCCCGCGCAGCCGTTTGGCCAACACATAGCTGGCGACGGTCCACATTTGTGAGAGCGGAACGGACATGAGAGAGGATTCGGGGGTCAGGATTTAGGGTTCAGGAATGCAAATTGCAATTTTCCACTTGCATTTTCCAATCTGCCGCTTTGGTCCAGCGCGAAAGGGCGATCAGTGGAAAGTAGATGCGGTAGTAGTGGTAGCGCAAGTAAAACACGCGCGGGAAGCCGGTGCCGGTGAATTCGGTTTCGTCCCAGGTGCCGTCGAGATTTTGGCGATTGACCAGATAATCGACGGCGC is drawn from Pirellulales bacterium and contains these coding sequences:
- a CDS encoding KpsF/GutQ family sugar-phosphate isomerase; the encoded protein is MSSAISISSPTPASSASPSEQLSYARQIISMEARALDSVASRLDEAFCRAVDLIYRCTGSVIVSGIGKAGLIGQKLAATMASTGSRSHFLHPAEAIHGDLGRIHRDDVVLMLSQSGETEEVVRLLPSINRIGSALVAVTGRPKSRLAVAATAVIDLGPLQEACSLGLAPSTSTTAMLAVGDALALVVSRMRDFSREDFAKFHPGGSLGRQLARVDDYMRPLAECRLADCHHTLREVLAEAKLPARRTGAIMVVDRDGRLRGLFTDSDLARLFEQRRDERLDGPIRGVMTKNPTHVPQGSMMPDAVAIMAERGFSELPVVDTVGKPVGILDITDIVAMYPESRAREEAQSWNGAENSGRFAMGAAHASHSPIGSTQPSNSSHISRPKNPALLKLHSRDDEGT
- the hpnH gene encoding adenosyl-hopene transferase HpnH; this translates as MSVPLSQMWTVASYVLAKRLRGVKRYPLVLMLEPLMRCNLACAGCGKIQHPPEILRKQLTPEQCIRAAEECGAPVVSIPGGEPLLHPQIDEIVAGLVARKKYVYLCTNAIKLEEALPRFKPSKYFSFSIHLDGPRDEHDLAVCRDGVYDVAVRATKAAIDAEFRVTTNTTLYNDANPKRLRAFFDAMMRLGVEGMMLSPGYSYAKAPDQDNFLHRQKTIRLFRQLLGKRNRGWRFNHSPLFLEFLQGNWDLECTPWGNPTYNIFGWQKPCYLLDDGYVQSFQELLDTTDWNSYGRASGNRRCQDCMVHCGYEPSAVNATFGSLRGMWGAARALIFGSKKPQDSISHDDNSAAGSKDILDRHPVLPSLPVVTAHPAGCRSGACGEKPLVPSISLISRSA